The proteins below come from a single Kitasatospora sp. NBC_00315 genomic window:
- a CDS encoding 2-hydroxyacid dehydrogenase — MEILAYGVQADERPLLADAFTGRYPLRSLAVFLNHDTAPLAAGYPVVSSSVNDELDAETLAVLAAGGTKLIAQRSTGFNNIDLRAAGDLGLTVSRVSYYSPYAVAEHGWTLALAVNRRLARATNRSREFDFRLDGLMGRDIHGMTVGVIGTGKIGECFARIAHGFGTRLLGWDITPNPACLDLGMEYVEREELLARSDLISLHVPLLPATHHLIDAAALALMKDDAILVNSSRGGLVDTAALVETLRAGRLAGVGLDVYEEETGVFFYDRSVEGIDDDVLARLVTFPQVLVTSHQAYFTRTAVGQIIDATLRNVEDFDAGRSNENTLVPAADA; from the coding sequence ATGGAGATCCTCGCCTACGGAGTGCAGGCCGACGAGCGGCCGCTGCTGGCCGACGCCTTCACCGGCCGCTACCCGCTGCGCAGCCTCGCGGTCTTCCTCAACCACGACACCGCGCCGCTGGCCGCCGGCTACCCGGTGGTGAGCAGCAGCGTCAACGACGAGCTCGACGCCGAGACCCTCGCGGTACTCGCCGCCGGCGGCACCAAGCTGATCGCCCAGCGCTCCACCGGCTTCAACAACATCGACCTCCGGGCCGCCGGGGACCTCGGCCTCACCGTCTCCCGGGTCTCGTACTACTCGCCGTACGCGGTCGCCGAGCACGGCTGGACCCTCGCGCTGGCCGTGAACCGCCGGCTCGCCCGGGCCACCAACCGCTCCCGCGAGTTCGACTTCCGCCTCGACGGGCTGATGGGCCGCGACATCCACGGCATGACCGTCGGCGTCATCGGCACCGGCAAGATCGGCGAGTGCTTCGCCCGGATCGCCCACGGCTTCGGCACCCGCCTGCTCGGCTGGGACATCACCCCGAACCCCGCCTGCCTGGATCTGGGCATGGAGTACGTCGAACGCGAGGAGCTGCTCGCCCGCAGCGACCTGATCAGCCTGCACGTCCCGCTGCTGCCCGCCACCCATCACCTGATCGACGCCGCCGCGCTCGCGCTGATGAAGGACGACGCCATCCTGGTCAACTCCAGCCGCGGCGGCCTGGTCGACACCGCCGCCCTGGTCGAGACCCTGCGCGCGGGGCGGCTGGCGGGCGTCGGCCTGGACGTGTACGAGGAGGAGACCGGCGTCTTCTTCTACGACCGCTCCGTCGAGGGCATCGACGACGACGTGCTGGCCCGGCTGGTCACCTTCCCCCAGGTGCTGGTCACCTCCCACCAGGCCTACTTCACCCGCACCGCCGTCGGCCAGATCATCGACGCCACCCTGCGCAACGTCGAGGACTTCGACGCCGGGCGCAGCAACGAGAACACCCTCGTCCCCGCAGCGGACGCCTGA
- a CDS encoding Crp/Fnr family transcriptional regulator gives MASSDRPGRGEGVPSGCTWPLSSLLCRLPPVERERLLALGTEVRYPAGRVLVRESDTTDFLLVLLAGVVKVTGRTHDHRDALLAVRMGGDLVGEFAAVDGRPRSATVTSCGPVAARVVSRPAFLDCMRREPRIAQAVNESIVTKLRVANDRRIDFTGCDAATRLARVIHQIALTYGDPVGAGAVIRWPITQPELATLSGAAEPTVHKALRRLREAGAVTTGYRTIRVENLELLETIAYP, from the coding sequence ATGGCATCCAGCGACCGTCCCGGCCGGGGCGAGGGCGTCCCGTCCGGCTGCACCTGGCCGTTGTCGAGCCTGCTCTGCCGGCTGCCCCCGGTCGAACGGGAGCGGCTGCTGGCGCTCGGCACCGAGGTGCGGTACCCGGCCGGCCGGGTCCTGGTGAGGGAGTCGGACACGACGGACTTCCTGCTGGTGCTGCTGGCCGGGGTGGTCAAGGTGACCGGGCGCACCCACGACCACCGGGATGCGCTGCTGGCCGTGCGCATGGGCGGCGACCTGGTCGGCGAGTTCGCCGCCGTGGACGGCAGGCCCCGTTCGGCGACGGTCACCAGCTGCGGCCCGGTCGCCGCCAGAGTGGTGAGCCGACCGGCGTTCCTCGACTGCATGCGGCGCGAACCACGCATCGCGCAGGCCGTCAACGAGTCCATCGTGACCAAGCTGCGGGTCGCGAACGACCGCCGGATCGACTTCACCGGCTGCGACGCCGCGACCCGGCTGGCCCGGGTGATCCACCAGATCGCCCTGACCTACGGGGACCCTGTCGGTGCGGGCGCCGTGATCCGCTGGCCGATCACGCAGCCGGAGCTCGCGACGCTCTCCGGCGCGGCCGAGCCCACGGTGCACAAGGCACTGCGCCGCCTGCGCGAGGCCGGAGCCGTCACCACCGGCTACCGCACGATCCGGGTGGAGAACCTGGAGCTGCTCGAGACCATCGCCTACCCCTGA
- a CDS encoding 6-phosphofructokinase gives MRIGVLTSGGDCPGLNAVIRSVVHRGVVDHGDEIIGFQDGWRGLLEGVHRPLTLDSVSGILAQGGTILGSSRVQPSHLRDGVERAKKHCADLGIDAVIPIGGEGTLKAAKLMSDGGLPVVGVPKTIDNDIACTDVTFGFDTAVSVATDALDRLKTTAESHQRVMVVELMGRHTGWIALHAGMAAGAHAIVVPERPFHIDRLTAVVRERFDRNKKFAIVVCAEGAKPEPGTMHWEEGVKDIYGHERFTGVANQLSRELEHRLGKEAKPVILGHTQRGGTPTAYDRVLATRFGWHAVEAVHKGAFGHITALQGTDINLVPLAEAVAELKTVPAERYLEAETVI, from the coding sequence ATGCGTATTGGTGTGCTGACCAGCGGTGGTGACTGCCCCGGCCTGAACGCTGTGATCCGCTCCGTGGTCCACCGGGGGGTGGTCGACCACGGCGACGAGATCATCGGTTTCCAGGACGGCTGGCGTGGCCTTCTGGAGGGTGTCCACCGCCCCCTGACCCTCGACTCGGTGAGCGGGATCCTCGCCCAGGGCGGGACGATCCTCGGCTCCTCGCGGGTCCAGCCCAGCCACCTGCGCGACGGCGTCGAGCGGGCCAAGAAGCACTGCGCCGACCTCGGGATCGACGCGGTCATCCCGATCGGCGGCGAGGGCACCCTCAAGGCCGCCAAGCTGATGAGCGACGGCGGACTGCCGGTGGTCGGCGTACCGAAGACCATCGACAACGACATCGCCTGCACCGACGTCACCTTCGGCTTCGACACGGCCGTCTCGGTCGCCACCGACGCCCTGGACCGGCTGAAGACCACCGCCGAGTCGCACCAGCGCGTGATGGTCGTCGAGCTGATGGGCCGGCACACCGGCTGGATCGCCCTGCACGCGGGCATGGCCGCCGGTGCCCACGCGATCGTGGTGCCCGAGCGCCCCTTCCACATCGACCGGCTCACCGCCGTCGTCCGCGAGCGCTTCGACCGCAACAAGAAGTTCGCGATCGTGGTCTGCGCCGAAGGTGCCAAGCCCGAGCCCGGCACCATGCACTGGGAGGAGGGCGTCAAGGACATCTACGGCCACGAGCGCTTCACCGGTGTCGCCAACCAGCTCTCCCGCGAACTGGAGCACCGCCTGGGCAAGGAGGCCAAGCCGGTCATCCTCGGCCACACCCAGCGCGGCGGCACCCCGACCGCCTACGACCGGGTGCTCGCCACCCGCTTCGGCTGGCACGCCGTGGAGGCCGTCCACAAGGGCGCCTTCGGCCACATCACCGCCCTGCAGGGCACCGACATCAACCTGGTGCCGCTGGCCGAGGCCGTCGCCGAGCTGAAGACCGTCCCCGCCGAGCGCTACCTCGAGGCCGAGACGGTCATCTGA
- a CDS encoding type 1 glutamine amidotransferase — protein sequence MSESSLRVVWVYPDLLSTYGDRGNALVVERRARQRNIAVTRIDVRSDQAVPTSGDIYLIGGGEDRPQRLAAERLRQDSGLTRASENGAIIFSVCAGYQILGHEFINDLGEREPGLGLLDVWSTRGEGARNVGDVLADVDPRLGLPQLTGFENHQGITHLGQGVSPLATVSVGGGNGTGDGTEGAWRDTVFGTYLHGPVMARNPAVADMLIKLALDVGALPPVDTTWYDALRAERIAASRQPA from the coding sequence ATGAGTGAAAGCAGTCTGCGGGTGGTCTGGGTCTACCCCGACCTGCTCAGCACCTACGGCGACCGCGGCAACGCGCTGGTCGTCGAGCGCCGCGCGCGCCAGCGCAACATCGCGGTGACCCGGATCGACGTCCGCTCCGACCAGGCGGTGCCCACCAGCGGCGACATCTACCTGATCGGCGGTGGCGAGGACCGCCCGCAGCGACTGGCCGCCGAGCGGCTGCGCCAGGACAGCGGGCTGACCCGCGCCTCCGAGAACGGTGCGATCATCTTCTCGGTCTGCGCCGGCTACCAGATCCTCGGCCACGAGTTCATCAACGACCTCGGCGAGCGCGAGCCGGGCCTCGGCCTGCTCGACGTGTGGAGCACCCGCGGCGAGGGCGCCCGCAACGTCGGCGACGTGCTGGCCGACGTGGACCCGCGCCTGGGTCTGCCGCAGCTCACCGGATTCGAGAACCACCAGGGCATCACCCACCTCGGTCAGGGCGTCTCGCCGCTGGCCACGGTGAGTGTCGGCGGCGGCAACGGCACCGGCGACGGTACCGAGGGCGCCTGGCGGGACACCGTCTTCGGCACCTACCTGCACGGTCCGGTGATGGCGCGCAATCCCGCCGTCGCGGACATGCTGATCAAGCTGGCGCTCGACGTGGGCGCCCTGCCCCCGGTCGACACCACCTGGTACGACGCGCTGCGCGCCGAGCGGATCGCCGCCAGCCGCCAGCCCGCGTGA
- a CDS encoding MurT ligase domain-containing protein, whose amino-acid sequence MAGTETEATGARDGSLPARAKIAVTAGRVAAAVSRKAGRGSGSVIGGKIALRLDPDLLATLADHLDVILVSATNGKTTTTRLIAEALRAAGPVVSNALGANMPAGITSALAGGSDARFGVIEVDEKYLAGVARDTRPKAIALLNLSRDQLDRAAETRMMAEKWREGLKDSEAVIIANADDPLVTWAASSCKKVVWVAAGQAWKEDAWSCPACGGVMQRPGDDWFCQDCGFRRPNPHWALQGTHVVDPQRGAWPIQLQLPGRANLANATSSAAVAAVFGVPPQVALERMQAVTAVAGRYDVVQYQGRDIRLLLAKNPAGWLETFSLIDGPPAPVILSVNAMDADGTDTSWLWDVDYERLAGHPVFVMGQRKLDLAVRLEVAGLQFHVVESLEHAVRMAPPGRIEAIANYTAFQQLRKVVAG is encoded by the coding sequence ATGGCAGGCACCGAAACGGAGGCCACAGGCGCGCGCGACGGCTCGCTGCCCGCCCGCGCCAAGATCGCCGTCACCGCCGGCCGGGTGGCCGCCGCCGTCTCCCGCAAGGCCGGCCGCGGCAGCGGTTCGGTGATCGGGGGCAAGATCGCTCTCAGGCTCGACCCCGATCTGCTCGCCACCCTCGCCGACCACCTCGACGTCATCCTGGTCAGCGCGACCAACGGCAAGACCACCACCACCCGCCTGATCGCGGAGGCGCTGCGGGCCGCGGGCCCGGTGGTCTCCAACGCCCTGGGCGCCAACATGCCCGCCGGCATCACCTCCGCGCTGGCGGGCGGCTCCGACGCGCGCTTCGGCGTGATCGAGGTCGACGAGAAGTACCTCGCCGGGGTCGCCCGCGACACCCGGCCGAAGGCGATCGCCCTGCTCAACCTGTCCCGCGACCAGCTCGACCGGGCCGCCGAGACCCGGATGATGGCCGAGAAGTGGCGCGAGGGCCTCAAGGACTCCGAGGCCGTGATCATCGCCAACGCGGACGACCCGTTGGTGACCTGGGCCGCGTCCTCCTGCAAGAAGGTGGTCTGGGTGGCCGCCGGACAGGCGTGGAAGGAGGACGCCTGGTCCTGCCCCGCCTGCGGCGGCGTGATGCAGCGCCCCGGCGACGACTGGTTCTGCCAGGACTGCGGCTTCCGCCGGCCCAACCCGCACTGGGCCCTGCAGGGCACCCACGTGGTCGACCCGCAGCGCGGCGCCTGGCCGATCCAGCTCCAGCTGCCCGGGCGCGCCAACCTGGCCAACGCCACCAGCTCGGCCGCCGTCGCGGCCGTGTTCGGTGTCCCGCCGCAGGTCGCGCTGGAGCGGATGCAGGCGGTGACGGCCGTGGCCGGCCGCTACGACGTCGTCCAGTACCAGGGCCGCGACATAAGGCTGCTGCTGGCGAAGAACCCGGCCGGCTGGCTGGAGACCTTCTCGCTGATCGACGGGCCGCCCGCGCCGGTGATCCTCTCGGTGAACGCGATGGACGCCGACGGCACCGACACCTCCTGGCTCTGGGACGTGGACTACGAGCGCCTGGCCGGGCACCCGGTCTTCGTGATGGGTCAGCGCAAGCTGGACCTCGCGGTGCGCCTGGAGGTCGCCGGGCTCCAGTTCCACGTGGTGGAGTCGCTGGAGCACGCGGTTCGGATGGCACCTCCCGGGCGGATCGAGGCGATCGCCAACTACACCGCTTTCCAGCAGCTCCGGAAGGTCGTGGCTGGCTGA